Proteins encoded in a region of the Microtus ochrogaster isolate Prairie Vole_2 chromosome 19, MicOch1.0, whole genome shotgun sequence genome:
- the Slc6a3 gene encoding sodium-dependent dopamine transporter, which produces MSKSKCSVGPMSSVVAPAKESNAMGPREVELILVKEQNGVQLTNSTLINPPQTPVEAQERETWSKKIDFLLSVIGFAVDLANVWRFPYLCYKNGGGAFLVPYLLFMVIAGMPLFYMELALGQFNREGAAGVWKICPILKGVGFTVILISFYVGFFYNVIIAWALHYFFSSFTMDLPWIHCNNTWNSPNCSDAHASNSSDGLGLNDTFGTTPAAEYFERGVLHLHQSSGIDDLGPPRWQLTACLVLVIVLLYFSLWKGVKTSGKVVWITATMPYVVLTALLLRGVTLPGALDGIKAYLSVDFYRLCEASVWIDAATQVCFSLGIGFGVLIAFSSYNKFTNNCYRDAIITTSINSLTSFSSGFVVFSFLGYMAQKHNVPIGDVATDGPGLIFIIYPEAIATLPLSSAWAAVFFLMLLTLGIDSAMGGMESVITGLVDEFQLLHRHRELFTLGIVLATFLLSLFCVTNGGIYVFTLLDHFAAGTSILFGVLIEAIGVAWFYGVKQFSDDIKQMTGQRPNLYWRLCWKLVSPCFLLYVVVVSIVTFRPPHYGDYIFPDWANALGWIIATSSMAMVPIYATYKFCSLPGSFREKLAYAITPEKDRQLVDRGEVRQFTLRHWLLV; this is translated from the exons ATGAGTAAGAGCAAATGCTCCGTGGGACCAATGTCCTCTGTGGTGGCCCCGGCTAAAGAGTCCAATGCCATGGGCCCCAGAGAGGTGGAACTCATCCTCGTCAAGGAGCAGAATGGAGTGCAGCTGACCAACTCCACCCTCATCAACCCACCGCAGACACCAGTGGAGGCTCAGGAGCGGGAGACCTGGAGCAAGAAAATTGATTTCCTGCTCTCAGTCATCGGCTTCGCTGTGGACCTCGCCAATGTCTGGCGGTTTCCCTACCTGTGCTACAAAAATGGTGGAG GTGCCTTCCTGGTACCCTACCTGCTCTTCATGGTTATTGCCGGGATGCCCCTCTTCTACATGGAGCTGGCCCTTGGGCAGTTCAACAGAGAAGGAGCTGCTGGCGTCTGGAAGATCTGCCCTATCCTGAAAG GTGTGGGCTTCACGGTCATCCTCATTTCTTTTTACGTGGGCTTCTTCTACAACGTCATCATCGCGTGGGCTCTACACtacttcttctcctccttcaccATGGACCTCCCGTGGATCCACTGCAACAACACCTGGAACAGCCCTAACTGCTCCGACGCCCACGCCAGCAACTCTAGTGATGGCCTGGGCCTCAACGACACCTTCGGGACCACACCTGCTGCTGAGTACTTTGA GCGTGGCGTGCTGCACCTCCACCAGAGCAGTGGTATTGATGACCTGGGCCCTCCACGGTGGCAGCTTACAGCCTGCCTGGTGCTGGTCATTGTCTTGCTCTACTTCAGCCTGTGGAAGGGAGTGAAGACCTCCGGAAAG gTGGTGTGGATCACAGCTACCATGCCTTACGTGGTCCTCACTGCCCTGCTGCTGCGTGGAGTCACCCTCCCTGGAGCCCTGGATGGCATCAAAGCATACCTCAGTGTGGACTTTTACCGGCTCTGCGAGGCATCT GTGTGGATCGATGCTGCCACCCAGGTGTGCTTCTCCCTGGGCATTGGTTTTGGGGTGCTGATTGCCTTCTCCAGTTACAATAAGTTCACCAACAACTGCTATAG AGATGCAATCATCACCACATCTATTAACTCCCTGACAAGCTTCTCCTCTGGCTTCGTCGTCTTCTCCTTCCTGGGGTACATGGCACAGAAGCACAACGTGCCCATTGGAGATGTGGCCACAGATG GACCTGGATTGATCTTCATCATCTACCCTGAAGCAATCGCCACACTCCCGCTGTCCTCGGCTTGGGCTGCTGTCTTCTTCCTCATGCTGCTTACTCTGGGCATCGACAGTGCA ATGGGGGGCATGGAGTCTGTGATCACTGGGCTGGTTGACGAATTCCAGCTACTGCATCGGCACCGAGAGCTCTTCACTCTTGGCATTGTCCTGGCCACCTTCCTGCTGTCTCTCTTCTGCGTCACCAAT GGTGGCATCTACGTCTTCACACTGCTGGACCATTTCGCAGCTGGCACATCCATCCTCTTTGGGGTGCTCATTGAAGCCATTGGGGTGGCCTGGTTCTACG GTGTCAAGCAATTCAGCGATGACATCAAGCAGATGACAGGGCAGAGACCCAACCTGTACTGGCGGCTATGCTGGAAGCTGGTCAGTCCCTGCTTCCTCCTG TATGTGGTCGTGGTCAGTATTGTGACCTTCAGACCCCCACACTATGGAGACTACATCTTCCCAGACTGGGCCAATGCACTGGGCTGGATCATCGCCACATCCTCAATGGCTATGGTGCCCATTTATGCCACCTATAAGTTCTGCAGCCTTCCAGGGTCCTTCCGAGAG AAACTGGCCTATGCCATCACACCTGAGAAAGACCGCCAGCTAGTGGACAGAGGGGAGGTGCGCCAATTCACG